A window of Hevea brasiliensis isolate MT/VB/25A 57/8 chromosome 14, ASM3005281v1, whole genome shotgun sequence contains these coding sequences:
- the LOC110646598 gene encoding ABC transporter G family member 28, whose amino-acid sequence MPDMSKKKIKFSSSWSLVLWVIFAFSLLRFVQCQDVGDYNEVDNPAVLPLLTQLVYSRLSNLTAVLSREINNRSNFCVKDPEADWNQAFNFSSNLDFLATCIQKTKGDITRRICTAAEMKFYFNSFFEPSTHDNYLKPNKNCNLTSWVSGCEPGWACSVGQDQPVDLENSHNIPARTRNCQTCCEGFFCPHGITCMIPCPLGSYCPLAKLNNTTGVCEPYHYQLPPGQPNHTCGGANIWADVGSSSEIFCSAGSYCPTTVQKNSCSSGHYCRMGSTSEKRCFKLTSCKANSTSQNIHAYGIMLMAALTTVLLIIYNCSDQVITTRERRLAKSREAGARSARETARARQRWKVAKDAAKKHASGLQAHLSRTFSRKKYGKYPEQFKILNQDKSEMEVDLYPPSHSSNFSISTSLPSSAPSKGKKKEPIDLMQMMHEIEVDPDGYEGINLEVADPNTTGHMPEGEQMTTHTQIFKYAYAQLEKEKAMELENKNLTFSGVVNMAINTEIKRRPLIEISFKELTLTLKAKNKHLLRGVTGKIKPGCITAVMGPSGAGKTTFLSALAGKPIGCRMTGLILINGKNQSIHSYKKIIGFVPQDDIVHGNLTVEENLWFSAHCRLSADLPKPDKVLIVERVIESLGLQTVRDSLVGTVEKRGISGGQKKRVNVGLEMVMEPSLLILDEPTSGLDSASSQLLLKALRREALEGVNICMVVHQPSYTLFKMFDDLVLLAKGGLIVYHGPAKKVEEYFAGLGINVPERVNPPDHYIDILEGIVTPSPSSGVNYKELPIRWMLHNGYPIPPDMQRYAAGLASPVDINPAHESNLGGFGMEEQSFAGELWQDMKSHVELHRDKIRHNFLKSRDLSNRRTPGVFWQYRYFLGRVGKQRLREAKIQAIDYLILLLAGVCLGSLAKVNDQTFGAAGYTYTIIAVSLLCKIAALRSFSLDKLQYWRESASGISSLAYFLAKDTIDHFNTVIKPVLYLSMFYSFTNPRSSFIDNYVVLLCLIYCVTGIAYALAIFFEPGPAQLWSVILPVVLTLIATQANQSNTLKNIANLCYPKWALEAFVIANAERYYGVWLITRCGSLLKTGYNLHHWGLCIFILILIGMVTRFVAFFGMVTFKKK is encoded by the exons ATGCCGGACATGAGCAAAAAGAAGATCAAATTTAGCAGTTCTTGGTCATTGGTGTTATGGGTCATTTTTGCTTTTAGTTTGTTACGTTTCGTCCAGTGTCAGGATGTGGGTGACTATAATGAAGTCGACAATCCTGCTGTTCTTCCTCTCCTCACCCAGCTTGTCTATAGCAGGCTATCAAATTTGACTGCTGTTCTCAGTAGAGAGATCAATAACCGGTCCAATTTCTGCGTGAAGGATCC GGAAGCTGATTGGAATCAAGCAttcaatttttcttccaatttgGATTTCTTGGCTACTTGCATTCAAAAAACTAAAG GAGATATCACACGAAGGATATGTACAGCAGCAGAAATGAAATTTTACTTCAATAGTTTCTTTGAGCCATCAACACATGACAATTATTTGAAACCTAACAAGAACTGCAATTTAACCTCATGGGTTTCTGGTTGTGAGCCAGGATGGGCTTGCAGCGTTGGTCAGGACCAGCCAGTTGACCTTGAAAATTCACATAACATTCCTGCAAGAACTCGCAACTGTCAGACTTGTTGTGAGGGTTTTTTCTGTCCTCATGGTATTACATGCATGATAC CTTGCCCACTAGGTTCCTATTGCCCACTTgcaaaactcaataacacaactggTGTATGTGAACC ATATCATTATCAACTACCTCCAGGACAGCCAAACCATACTTGTGGAGGAGCAAACATATGGGCTGATGTTGGTAGTAGTAGTGAGATATTCTGTTCAGCAGGATCATACTGTCCGACAACCGTCCAGAAAAATTCTTGCAGTAGTGG ACATTATTGCAGGATGGGTTCCACATCTGAGAAAC GTTGTTTCAAATTGACCTCATGCAAAGCAAACTCTACAAGTCAAAATATTCATGCATATGGAATAATGCTCATG GCCGCTTTGACTACAGTGTTActcattatttacaactgctctgATCAAGTTATCACCACTCGAGAGAGGAGACTGGCCAAATCTAGGGAAGCAGGGGCAAGAAGTGCAAGGGAAACAGCAAGAGCACGTCAAAGGTGGAAAGTTGCAAAAGATGCTGCTAAGAAACATGCAAGTGGATTGCAAGCTCATCTCTCACGGACTTTTTCTCGTAAAAAATATGGAAAATATCCTGAACAGTTTAAGATTTTGAATCAAGATAAATCTGAGATGGAAGTTGATTTATATCCACCTTCACACTCGAGTAATTTTTCTATTTCTACATCTCTGCCATCATCTGCACcatcaaaaggaaaaaaaaaggaacCTATTGACCTCATGCAAATGATGCATGAAATTGAGGTTGACCCTGATGGTTATGAGGGTATCAATCTTGAAGTTGCTGATCCAAATACTACAGGACATATGCCAGAGGGAGAACAAATGACTACTCATACCCAGATTTTTAAGTATGCTTATGCTCAACTTGAGAAAGAGAAAGCTATGGAGCTAGAGAACAAGAATCTTACCTTCTCAGGAGTAGTTAATATGGCTATTAATACTGAAATCAAGAGAAGGCCTTTAATTGAGATTTCATTCAAAGAACTAACCCTTACTTTGAAAGCCAAGAACAAGCATCTTTTAAGGGGTGTAACTGGAAAAATAAAGCCTGGCTGTATTACAGCCGTCATGGGTCCATCAGGAGCTGGAAAGACAACCTTTCTTTCTGCTCTTGCAGGAAAACCAATTGGATGCAGGATGACTGGTTTGATTCTTATAAATGGAAAAAATCAATCCATCCACTCATATAAGAAAATCATTGGTTTTGTTCCACAAGATGATATTGTACATGGAAACTTAACTGTGGAAGAGAATCTCTGGTTCAGTGCTCATTGCAG ACTATCTGCCGACTTGCCAAAGCCGGATAAGGTTCTGATTGTTGAAAGAGTCATTGAGTCTTTGGGGCTACAGACAGTGCGAGATTCCTTGGTTGGAACGGTAGAGAAGCGAGGAATTTCAGGAGGCCAGAAGAAGCGAGTAAATGTTGGACTGGAAATGGTAATGGAACCTTCACTTTTGATCTTAGATGAACCCACATCTGGTCTAGACAGTGCATCATCTCAGCTTCTTCTTAAAGCACTTCGGCGTGAAGCTCTTGAAGGGGTCAACATCTGCATGGTTGTTCACCAACCAAG CTACACCTTGTTCAAAATGTTCGATGACTTAGTACTGCTGGCAAAAGGTGGCCTTATTGTCTATCATGGTCCAGCGAAGAAAGTTGAAGAATACTTTGCTGGCCTTGGGATTAATGTGCCAGAGCGTGTTAATCCCCCTGACCACTATATTGACATTTTGGAGGGTATAGTGACGCCGAGTCCAAGCTCAGGTGTGAATTATAAGGAACTTCCTATCAGATGGATGCTTCATAATGGGTACCCCATACCCCCAGATATGCAGCGGTATGCTGCTGGACTTGCATCCCCAGTGGACATAAATCCAGCGCATGAATCAAACCTTGGTGGTTTTGGAATGGAGGAACAATCTTTTGCAGGGGAATTGTGGCAAGATATGAAAAGTCATGTGGAGTTGCACAGGGATAAGATACGACATAATTTTTTAAAGTCCAGGGACTTGTCAAATCGGAGAACTCCAGGTGTTTTCTGGCAATACAGATACTTCCTTGGCAG AGTAGGTAAACAGCGACTAAGGGAAGCTAAAATACAGGCAATAGATTATTTGATCTTATTGCTTGCTGGAGTCTGCCTGGGATCCTTGGCAAAAGTAAACGATCAAACTTTTGGGGCTGCTGGTTACACATATACCATTATTGCAGTTT CTCTCCTTTGCAAAATTGCGGCTTTGAGATCGTTTTCTCTTGACAAGTTACAATACTGGAGAGAGAGTGCATCTGGCATCAGCAGCTTGGCTTACTTTCTTGCCAAGGATACAATTGATCATTTTAATACAGTGATTAAGCCTGTACTGTATCTCTCTATGTTCTATTCTTTCACAAACCCAAGGTCTTCCTTCATCGATAATTATGTTGTCCTGCTGTGCCTTATTTACTGTGTAACTGGTATAGCCTATGCATTGGCTATCTTTTTTGAACCAGGTCCAGCCCAACTG TGGTCAGTTATTCTTCCAGTTGTTTTGACTCTCATTGCAACACAAGCAAACCAGAGTAATACCTTGAAGAACATAGCTAATTTATGCTACCCAAAATGGGCTTTGGAAGCATTTGTGATTGCAAATGCTGAGAG